The nucleotide sequence TGAGCAGCCTCTCCACCAACGAGGTCATCGGCCCGCATTTCAAGGAAATCAAACTCTCCGGCCTGGAACGCTTCGACGCCGAAGACGGCTTGAGTTTCGAGATCACCCTCACCCCCCGCTGATCGCCATGTTCGAAAATTCGATCAACTTTGTGCGGCGGCACACCTTCATCACCGGTTGCTTCGTCGTCACCTTCGTCTCCCTCGGGGTGGCCGCCTGGATGATGCAGACCGCCGCCGACTACGACACCGAACTCGAGCGCGTCACCGATACCGGCACCGCCATTCTGCGCCTCGTCTCCACGCGCTCCCTCCTCGAGAGCGAACTCGAATTCGTGAAACTCGCCGTCAATCGCACCGAGGACAACCTCGTCGTGGAAGACAACCTCGCCGAGAACCTGTGGTATTTCTACAGCATCGAGGGCCGCACCAAAACCCGCCTTGCCGATCTGCGCCAAATCGACAGTCCCCGGCCCAACGAGGACGACCTTTTCCGCCGCATTCCCTACGAGCTGCGGGTCACCGGCACCTTCGTCCAAGTGAGCGAGTTCCTCCGCCAACTGGAAGTCGGTCCGCGCTTGATGCGCATCAAGGACTTCACCTTTCGCCGCGAACCCGGCAGCGGTGAAACCATTTCCCTCGAACTCATGATCGAACTGCTCGGTCGCAAATAGATGAAAGCCCGCGCCCTTCCCCTCATCTGCCTCCTGGTGATCGCCACCGTCGCCGCCCCCCCGGCGTGGGCCGACATCAATACCAAGCTCAGTATGCGCCAGCAGGCCGTGCGCGAGAAGATCTCCCAGCTGTTCGCCCAACGCGACGACCCCATCCCGGAACTCACCAACCAACTCAACCCCTTCTACCGGGTCATCCCGGAAGAGAAAGAGGACGGCGACGACGAGGCCGCGATCTTCGTGCCGCCTCCCCCCACTGCCGAACGCACCCTCCAGACGATCGCCGTCGGCCTGCGTATCAGCGGCGTGGTTACATTCAACAAGCGCGAATACATCGTGATCAATGAAACCCCCATCCCCACCGGTGGCGTGCTGCTGATCGAGGACGAACTCGGAGCCAACATGATCAAGGTTGAAGAGATTCGCATCGGCGAAGTGCTGCTGTCCCTCGGTTCCGCCCTCACCCGCGTCAAGTTCGACCGCTAACGCGCCCCGGTGCGCCTGAAAACTCCGCGCATGCCCCGCCGCCGCTCCGCTTTGTTATGGGTCCTGGCATGGACGCTGTTCAGCGGCTGCGCGAGCCCCTCAATCACCGTCACCGTGCCCGAAGTCTACACCTTCGACATCGCTGATCCGGCGGCCACGCGCCAACAAATCGGCCTCGCCCTTGGTCGCCAAGCCGACGCCTTCGCCGCCACCCGACCCGACGCGCAAACCTGGCGCGGCATGGGCCTGTCGATGGAACCCTTGATCCCACCCGAAGCATGGGTGGTCACCGAACCCGTTGCCTTCGCTCAATTGCAGATCGGTCAAGTCGTGCTCTTCCGCGGCCGCGGCGGCCGCCTCGTCGCCCACGCCCTCGTAAAATCAACCCGCCAAGGTTGGATCACCATGGGCGTCAACAACCGCCAGGTTACCGATTCCACCCGGGTCAATGCGATCAACTACATCGGCGTCGTCACCGCCGCCTTCGTCGCCCGCTGAGGCCAGCCCCCTCCCGCTCAAGCGCTCACACGCCCACGCTCACGCCCTTCTCACCTCAGTCCTCAGCCTCAAATGTTCGTAATACGAACATTTGAGGCAAAATGCTGAAACAGAGTGCTCGTCGGAATCGGACGGGAGCGTCTCAGTAACGAATGTGGATTCGGGTCAGCCCAGCACGAAACGCTGCACCACGACCGTCGCGATTCCCGTCAGCCTACTCCCCGGTGACGTGAACAACAAAGGCAGGGGAACCAGCATATGTTCCATCGTTGCCTGCTTGGCCGTTCGTGCCACGGTGAGGACTTCGCCTTTAATTTGAGTCCACGGCATCCCTCCTACCCCCCCGCTCATGTTCTCCGACTTTCGCGCCGCCTTACGGGCCCTCAACCGCGCTCGCGGCTTTACCAGTATCACCATTCTCACCCTCGCGCTGGGGATGGGTTCCGCCACCGCGATTTTCAGCGTCGTGGACTGGGTGCTTTTTCGATCCATCGACTACCCGCCTGGTCTCGTGTCCGTCGGTCGCCAATTCTCCGAGACCCAGTTTATCCCCAGCATTTCAGGAATCGTCGCCGAGGACTTCGAGACGCGCTCCAACCTCTTCGCCAAAACCAGCATGGCCGCGGTCATGCTGAGCAACGTCGTCCTCGACGATCAACCCGTTGGCCGGGGCAGCATCGGTGTCACCAAAAACCTGATGTCCATGCTGGAAATCAAACCCACGCGAGGTCGCGGCTTTCTCCCGGATGAATTCTCTCCGGGTCAAAACAACGTCGTGATCGTCACCCACCGTTTCTGGCAATCCAAACTGGCGGGGGATGCCGCTGCCCTCGGGCAAACCCTCCTCGTCGGCGATACGATTTGCACCATTGTCGGCATTCTCGGTCGGGACCAAACCATGCCTTCCAATTTCGGCATGGGCGTCCTGCGACCCCACCAGGCCGTGGCCGATCCCAGCAATCCCTGGTCCCTCGTCTATTTTTTCTTCGGACAACTCCAACCGGGCCAAACCCCCGCCACGGTGCAAACCGAACTCACGGCCAACCCTCCCCAACTTTCTCCCCGTCTCCAACGACAAGTATGGGGACAGCCTCCCGGGGTGAGATCCCTCGACCGCGTCTCCTCCTGGCTCCGCCCCGAATACTATCGCGTCATGTTGGGCGCCGTGGCGTTTCTCTACGCCATTGCCTGCCTCAACGCCACCAATCTCATTGTGGTGCGCCGTCTCCGCCAGGCCCGTGAACTCTCCATCCGCCTCGCCTTGGGCGCAGGGCGCTGGGGTATCATTCGCCTCAATATTATCGAAAGCATCCTCTTGGTGAGCGCCGGTGCCATCGCCGCCCTCGTCGTGGCCAATACGATGTTGCCGCTACTGCTCTCCCTCGCGGGCGCAACCCACACCACCGACGACGACGCGCTTTGGCGACTCGATCACCGCGCCGGACTGATTCTACTCGCCCTCACCTTCGTGACCGCCGCGATCATCACAATCATTCCGTTTGTGCGCACGATGCGCGCCCGCCCCCAAACTCATCTCAAGGAAAGCAGCGGCGCCCTCGGCGAAAGCCGGGGACTCGCCCGTCTCCGGGGCGGTCTGGTCGTCCTCCAAATCGCCGCCGCCCTCATCCTCCTCACCGGAGCTGGCTTGATGGTGCGCACATTTCACAACCTGCAGGCCACCGAGCCCGGATTCACCCTCGAAAACCGTTGGAAAATCTCGCTAATGATACCTCCGGGATCAGCGCCGAATGTCGATGATTTCGTCGCTTCCTGGCACGCGGCCAAAGCCCGACTCGAACAAATTCCGGGAGTCGAAAGCGTAGGCTATGGCTCCGACTTCATCATGTCGGGACATGCCTTCTCCCGTCAGGGTATCGAAGCCAAATCCGGCGATCCGCTCGCCGTGGCTATCCATTTTATGGATACAGATTATCTGCCGACCGCGGGACTTCAACTTGTCCAGGGCCGGAACATCGATCCCGCCGCCCCGCACACCGAGGTTCTCATCAATGAGTCTCTCGCCCAACTCCGTTGGCCCTACCAAAACCCCATCGGACAACTCGTCCGCCCCATCAAACGCAATCGCAGTCTCCCGACCGACGAAGCCGGTCTTCAGGTGGTCGGTATCATCCGCGACGTCCGCGCCACACCCCGCCTCGCCTGCGCCCCTTCCGTCTATCGTTCCATCGAGAACGGTCCGTTCATTGCAAACCACTTCATTCTCCAGACCACCACTCAACCGCCCCCGGCATTGGCCGAAACGGTGCGCCGCGAACTCTACGCCTTGAATCCCGACATTATCGTTTTCAACGCCACTGGCTTTTCTGACCTCCAACAACTCTACCTTCGCCCCGAAAGCATGGTGCGCTCGGTCCTACAAGTGCTTGCCGTCATCGCGACCACCCTCACCGCCATCGGCATCTTCGCTCTGCTTGCTTTTTCCGTTAACCTCCGCCGCGGCGAATTCGGCGTGCGCCTCGCCTTGGGCGCGACGTCCCAACACCTCGTGCGACTCGTCATCGGCCAGGGTTTTCGTCTCGCCGTCATCGGCGTGCTCGCCGGACTGGCCGGCGCATGGGCCCTCGTTCATTATCTGGAAAGCCTGCTCTTCGGCACCACGCCCTACGATCCCGCCGTGTTCATCGGTGTCACGCTCGGTTTATTCACGATTGCCCTCCTCGCCTGCCTGATCCCCGCCATCCGCGCCACCCGCATCAACATCGCCCTGCTCCTGCGCTCGGAGTAAACCGACCACGGTTCGAACTCACTCGCGCCAAACGCACGCAACCGCATCCGTTGGTAGTATTCCGCCAGGCGGGGCCCGGTTCAACCCGGTCCGCGCCGGCGAGTTCCCGCGCTGGCAGAACGGTCGGCCGTCCGGGTTAGCCCAGCACGAACCGTAGCATCACGATTGTCGCGATTCCGGTCAGCCCGGCGATGCCCGACGCCAGCGTGACCAAACGGTAACCCTGCGCCACGCTCAGGCCGGTGAGCTGCGTGACCACCCAAAAATAGCTGTCGTTGACGTGCGACACGGTCATCGCGCCCGCGCCGATCGCCAACACGGTCAGTGCCAGCGCCGTCGGTTGATCGAGCCCCAACACACCCAATAACGGAGCGATCAATGAAGCCGTCGTCACAATCGCCACCGTCGACGATCCCTGCGCCGTCTTAAGTCCCGCAGCGACGAGAAACGGCAGCACGATATTCCACCGACCCAGGTCCAGCGACGAAAGCGTGGTCGCGATCACATCGGCCAATGGCGTCGCCCGCAGCACCGCGCCCAGCGCCCCACCCGCCCCTGTCACCAATACGATCGCACCGGCGGTGCGCATCGCCTCGCCCGACCATTCGCCCAACACCGTCGCTCCTTCGCGACGAGCCAATACCAACGCCAGTAACGCCCCCAACATGAGTGCGACATTGGGATGACCGATCGCCGCCACCAGCGCCGCGCCATCCGAACCCGGCGTCCCGGGAAAAAACGACCGCCACGCGATGAGCATCATCGGCAAAACAATCGGCGCAAAGGCTACGGCGACGGACACGTTCGGCTTCACCGCCGCCGTTTCCGTCGTGGTCTCGGTCGCCGCGAGTTCGATCGGCCAACGCCGCCCCGCCCAGACCGCAAACCAACAAACCACGCCGATCACCACCGCGGCGACCAGGAGTCCCAGCCCGATCACGCGACCGAGGTCAGCCCGCACCGCTTCGGCCGCCGCCACCGGACCCGGCGTGGGCGGCACGAGGCAATGGGTCACATACAATCCCATGCTCAACGCCACCGCCAGAGCCGCCACCGATTGCTTCGCCCCCCGCGCCATCCCCCGCACCAACGGCGCCAACACCACGTATCCAGAATCACAGAACACCGGCACCGAGACGATGCCCCCCGTCAGCCCCATCGCCAACACCGCGCGCGTGCGGCCCACCACCCGCAACACCGCCTGCGCCATCACCATCGCCGCGCCCGTGCGTTCCAACACCGCACCGATCACGCAGCCGCACGCGATCACGATGCCGATCCCGCCCACCGTCTTGCCCAGCCCTCCCGTAATCGCCGCCAGCGTTTCCGCCGCCGAGAGCCCGGAGGCCAAACCATAAAAACCCGCGCCGATGAGCAGGGTCAGAAAAGGCGGCAACTTCCACCGCGTCGTGGCAACGACGATGAAAGCGATCGCGAGGAGCAGTAATATTATCGGGGTAATAATGACCGGTATACGGGTGTGAAGCGTCATGACGACATCGAATCACCCGCCGCTTCGACGGCGTTCAGCACGCCTCCGCCCTGCTCCCGCTCAGTAGGGTCCGCGAATGTGCGCCGCCACTTGATTCGCGTAAAACTCGGCCAGCTTCGCGTGCAACTCCGCCCCCAAAGGCGGCAACTCGGCCACGCTCAAGTTGGCCGCCACCTGCTCCGGATTGCGCGCGCCGGGGATGATCGCGCTCACCGCGTCGTGATCGAGAATCCACCGCAACGCCATCTGCGCCATGGTCATGCCTTCCGGCACGAGCGGGCGCAGGTCTTCGATGAGTTCCAACCCCGTCTCAAACGGTAGTCCCGAGAACGTTTCTCCGACGTTAAAGGCCTGCCCATCGCGGTTGAAATTCCGGTGATCATCCGCCGCGAAGGTCGTGTATTTCGACATTTTCCCGCCGAGCAATCCACTCGCCAGCGGCAACCGCACGATCAGACCGACGTTCGCCGCCTTGGCCTGCTCGAAGAGGGTCGCGACCGGTTTTTGCCGCAGCACATTGAAGATAATTTGCAGCGACGCCACCCGGCCGTCCTCGATGCAGAACAACGCTTCGTCCATCGATTCGACACTCGCCCCAAAGGCCTTGATTTTACCTTCCGTTTTGAGCTCGTCCAACCAGCCCAACAGCTCCCCTTGCTTCAACACCTCGGTCGGCACACAATGGAGCTGCGTCAGGTCGAGCGCGTCGACACCGAGACGTTCGAGGGAGTCTTCGGTATGCTGCCGCACCGCCGCCCGGGTGAAGTTCTCCGCCCCGCCGGGCTCGCTGCCGCGGCCGAGCTTGGTGGCCACGAAAATCTCGTCCGGATCGTCGCAATGATCACTGAGAAACTCGCCGATGATCGTCTCACTGCGACCCGCGCCATACACGTCGGCCGTATCGAGAAAGTTAACCCCACCGGACACGGCGGCCTGCAACGTGGCGATCGCGTCCTCTTCGGAGACATCGCCCCAGTTCGCGCCAAGTTGCCACGTGCCGAGACCTATCTCGCCGACCGCACGGCCGGTTTTACCAAGAGAGCGTTGCTGCATGTTCCCTCCTGCGTAGCACCTCAACTCCCGCTGGCAAGTCAACGCTGGTTGGGCCCTGGCAACTTCAGGCGTGCGTTTTGAAGCCGTAACCCAGCACTTCGCTGGCATCGGCGAGGGTCACGAAGGCCGACGGATCGAGCTCCCGCACCACCCGCTTCAGTCTCGGCACATCCCCCGGCCGCATCACCACCATCAACAAATCCCGCGCTTCGTCGGTGTAGCCGCCGCGGCCCTGCAACCGGGTCAGTCCCAGATCGATCTCGTGCAACACAGCATCCTGCACCGCTTCCGCTCGGCGCGTCACCACCAGCGCCAGCTTGGCATGATCGCCCCCCGTCAACACCCGGCGCACCGTCCGTGCCAATAACGCCGCCGCCACGATGGCGCACAACGCCTGCTCGGTGGGAAACACAAACGCGGCCGCCAGAATTACTCCGCCATCCATGACCATGATCGAACGGTCCACCGGCCAATCAAACCGCCGGTGCAACACGAGCGCCACCGTGCTGAACCCGCCCACCGAACCCCGACCCAGAAACACGAGGCCAATACCCGCGCCCACCACCACGCCCCCACAGATCGCCGCCAACAGGGGATTGGTGGTCAAAGGCGTCAAGTCTCGCGTCAGCGCCACGAACCCCGGCACCAACGCCGAACCCAGCGCGCAACGCACCAGAAACGCCTTACCCAACATCAGTCCGCCAAACACCAGCAGCCCGCCGTTGAGCACCGCCTGCCAAATCGCCGGCTCCACCCCGGTCATCCGTTGCAACACCAGCGACGCGCCGGGCACACCACCCGGAGCAATGCCACCGGCACGCAGCAGCAGATTGAAACCGAGCGCCACAATGAGCGCCCCGATCACGACCAGCACCAGGTCGCGCCACGTGCGTGGCCTCGGATCCCGCCGTCGGTTGTTTCCCGCCTTAAATTTAGCCATGATCCGTATCGAAAATCATCCCCCGTCATCGACAACGATGAAGCACAAGGGCCCGTCCTCCCTCGGGGAGCGACGGGCCGCGTTCGCACTACAAAACGAACGAAAACTTCACCACCAGCGGCGTCACACGGTCGATCAAAGTCCGAGCAAACGCTTCACCTCGGACTCCAGCTTCGGACCACGAGCGTTGGTCGACACCAACATGCCGTCCTGATCGAGCAGGAACATGGCCGGGATGCCCGAGATCGTGTAGCGCGCCACCAGTGGATCTTTCCAACCCTTGCCCTCAAAACGCTGCGGCCAGGTCGTGCCTTCCTCTTCGACGAGGTCGATGAATTTCTGCCGGTCCCGCTCCGCGTCGAGCGACACACTGATGATCTCGAACCCCTTGTCGTGATAGTCCGCAAATACGCGCTTCACGTTGGGCAGCTCCGCAATGCACGGTCCGCACCACGTGGCCCAGAAGTCGATCAACACGACCTTGCCCCGCAACTTCTGCAGATCGACCTGCCGACCATCGATGGCCGTGAAGGCGAGTTCAAAAGGCGCCTTGCTCAGCTCGAAGAACCGCAGCCGGTCCCGCACGTATTCGCGGGCGTGACGGTTCGGACTGTCGGCAAACTCGGCGAGGACTTCCTCTTCCGTCGGTGCGGCGGCCGTGGCCATTTTCAACCGCACAAACGTCGAGAGCATGCCGCGACCCGTTTCGCTTTCCGGCCAGCGTTTGATGAAGGCCAGAAACGCCGGCTCGATGGTGGAGAGATCCGGTTCCCGACCATCGCGCATCGCTTCGTAGGCCGGAAAGAACTTCGGGTTGAGGTCACCGAACTCGAGTTGCTCCATCACTTCGTCCGGCACATCACTCGCCACGCGCATCGCCGTTTCCAACGCCACCACGCGGGCCTCGAACGCGGCCTCCGCGACGGTGTCACGATGCACCGCATCTTCGCCGCCCTCGGGATAGGTCTCGTCAATCGACTGCACAAAACGCGGATGAAACCGCCGCTGTTGCAGGATGAGCGCGGCTTCCCATCGCCGCGGGTCATCCGGGTGCGCCTCTACAAACGCGAAAGCCGCCGCCCCGAGTTTACGCGTGAGTTGGTCAAACCACAGGTAGTTTTCGCGCGGCGTCATCTCGCCCGCTCGTGGCGTGGCCATGATGGCCTTGAGCGCATTGAGCTCCTGCTCCACCGGATCGTCACTCGGGACGATGGGCGGGCCGGAAGCCGCGCCGAGCACGACGGAAGTGAGGAGACTGAGCAGCGTGAGGCGGAGGAGTTTCATGTGGTCGAAAACGTTAGAGGGATTTCTTGATCTGCACGTAAACGAAGCGCTGACGGGGGTCAGCGGCGCGATCGTAGAAGGACGTTCCGTCGGTGACAAAACTGGGCTCCTTGTTGGTCACGTTGAGCACCCCCAGCGTCCAC is from Synoicihabitans lomoniglobus and encodes:
- the pilO gene encoding type 4a pilus biogenesis protein PilO; the encoded protein is MFENSINFVRRHTFITGCFVVTFVSLGVAAWMMQTAADYDTELERVTDTGTAILRLVSTRSLLESELEFVKLAVNRTEDNLVVEDNLAENLWYFYSIEGRTKTRLADLRQIDSPRPNEDDLFRRIPYELRVTGTFVQVSEFLRQLEVGPRLMRIKDFTFRREPGSGETISLELMIELLGRK
- a CDS encoding ABC transporter permease → MFSDFRAALRALNRARGFTSITILTLALGMGSATAIFSVVDWVLFRSIDYPPGLVSVGRQFSETQFIPSISGIVAEDFETRSNLFAKTSMAAVMLSNVVLDDQPVGRGSIGVTKNLMSMLEIKPTRGRGFLPDEFSPGQNNVVIVTHRFWQSKLAGDAAALGQTLLVGDTICTIVGILGRDQTMPSNFGMGVLRPHQAVADPSNPWSLVYFFFGQLQPGQTPATVQTELTANPPQLSPRLQRQVWGQPPGVRSLDRVSSWLRPEYYRVMLGAVAFLYAIACLNATNLIVVRRLRQARELSIRLALGAGRWGIIRLNIIESILLVSAGAIAALVVANTMLPLLLSLAGATHTTDDDALWRLDHRAGLILLALTFVTAAIITIIPFVRTMRARPQTHLKESSGALGESRGLARLRGGLVVLQIAAALILLTGAGLMVRTFHNLQATEPGFTLENRWKISLMIPPGSAPNVDDFVASWHAAKARLEQIPGVESVGYGSDFIMSGHAFSRQGIEAKSGDPLAVAIHFMDTDYLPTAGLQLVQGRNIDPAAPHTEVLINESLAQLRWPYQNPIGQLVRPIKRNRSLPTDEAGLQVVGIIRDVRATPRLACAPSVYRSIENGPFIANHFILQTTTQPPPALAETVRRELYALNPDIIVFNATGFSDLQQLYLRPESMVRSVLQVLAVIATTLTAIGIFALLAFSVNLRRGEFGVRLALGATSQHLVRLVIGQGFRLAVIGVLAGLAGAWALVHYLESLLFGTTPYDPAVFIGVTLGLFTIALLACLIPAIRATRINIALLLRSE
- a CDS encoding GntP family permease, with protein sequence MTLHTRIPVIITPIILLLLAIAFIVVATTRWKLPPFLTLLIGAGFYGLASGLSAAETLAAITGGLGKTVGGIGIVIACGCVIGAVLERTGAAMVMAQAVLRVVGRTRAVLAMGLTGGIVSVPVFCDSGYVVLAPLVRGMARGAKQSVAALAVALSMGLYVTHCLVPPTPGPVAAAEAVRADLGRVIGLGLLVAAVVIGVVCWFAVWAGRRWPIELAATETTTETAAVKPNVSVAVAFAPIVLPMMLIAWRSFFPGTPGSDGAALVAAIGHPNVALMLGALLALVLARREGATVLGEWSGEAMRTAGAIVLVTGAGGALGAVLRATPLADVIATTLSSLDLGRWNIVLPFLVAAGLKTAQGSSTVAIVTTASLIAPLLGVLGLDQPTALALTVLAIGAGAMTVSHVNDSYFWVVTQLTGLSVAQGYRLVTLASGIAGLTGIATIVMLRFVLG
- a CDS encoding aldo/keto reductase, with amino-acid sequence MQQRSLGKTGRAVGEIGLGTWQLGANWGDVSEEDAIATLQAAVSGGVNFLDTADVYGAGRSETIIGEFLSDHCDDPDEIFVATKLGRGSEPGGAENFTRAAVRQHTEDSLERLGVDALDLTQLHCVPTEVLKQGELLGWLDELKTEGKIKAFGASVESMDEALFCIEDGRVASLQIIFNVLRQKPVATLFEQAKAANVGLIVRLPLASGLLGGKMSKYTTFAADDHRNFNRDGQAFNVGETFSGLPFETGLELIEDLRPLVPEGMTMAQMALRWILDHDAVSAIIPGARNPEQVAANLSVAELPPLGAELHAKLAEFYANQVAAHIRGPY
- a CDS encoding YitT family protein, which encodes MAKFKAGNNRRRDPRPRTWRDLVLVVIGALIVALGFNLLLRAGGIAPGGVPGASLVLQRMTGVEPAIWQAVLNGGLLVFGGLMLGKAFLVRCALGSALVPGFVALTRDLTPLTTNPLLAAICGGVVVGAGIGLVFLGRGSVGGFSTVALVLHRRFDWPVDRSIMVMDGGVILAAAFVFPTEQALCAIVAAALLARTVRRVLTGGDHAKLALVVTRRAEAVQDAVLHEIDLGLTRLQGRGGYTDEARDLLMVVMRPGDVPRLKRVVRELDPSAFVTLADASEVLGYGFKTHA
- a CDS encoding TlpA family protein disulfide reductase, with the translated sequence MKLLRLTLLSLLTSVVLGAASGPPIVPSDDPVEQELNALKAIMATPRAGEMTPRENYLWFDQLTRKLGAAAFAFVEAHPDDPRRWEAALILQQRRFHPRFVQSIDETYPEGGEDAVHRDTVAEAAFEARVVALETAMRVASDVPDEVMEQLEFGDLNPKFFPAYEAMRDGREPDLSTIEPAFLAFIKRWPESETGRGMLSTFVRLKMATAAAPTEEEVLAEFADSPNRHAREYVRDRLRFFELSKAPFELAFTAIDGRQVDLQKLRGKVVLIDFWATWCGPCIAELPNVKRVFADYHDKGFEIISVSLDAERDRQKFIDLVEEEGTTWPQRFEGKGWKDPLVARYTISGIPAMFLLDQDGMLVSTNARGPKLESEVKRLLGL